A portion of the Echeneis naucrates chromosome 5, fEcheNa1.1, whole genome shotgun sequence genome contains these proteins:
- the tgm5l gene encoding transglutaminase 5, like encodes MEDLLIQNVDLEKSENLEIHKTEDFSDSKVLVLRRGAPFKVTLQLGGRAFNPHTDSLRIKILLGRLYSIMPVTFSKTVSSSSSSWKACFDPKDLNLQNPSIFLSSPASAPVGIYRFAMYVSSKNGWHRSRFSTFVLVCNPWCREDAVYIPFEDEREEYVLNTSGLLFMGTAVNNVSRPWSFDQYEPGVLEACLNLLQISPQHLKNRRVDYLNRNNPVYISRVVSAMINCEDDHGILKGNWSGDFKQGVNPTMWTGSGDILLQWARSGFSPVKYGQCWVYAAVMCTVMRVLGIPCRVVTNFNSAHDTNANLVIEEYYSETGQKLKLSKDSIWNFHVWVECWMNRRDLGSGMDGWQVLDPTPQERSGGVYCCGPAPVKAIKDRHINLPYDIPFVYAEVNADVHTVIISQGRAISYHKDKDRVGSLICTKAVGFPRLQNITENYKYTKSPTSTLRSHSSTMSGDSALSAGASPKEVSVSLILDKAPLAGQPISFTMKITNKQSVPKRMNVHINAQVKEYNNSPSDTFWEKQGIIHLAPREVTLLQQQIHPDEYESVVGDNLINLAVVLEDMATHERYLASDEFNITSPKLHIQVERETSIVLHKEQAAVVAFTNPFTHNISGEVIVSGSGLIQGKLHCRISALPPGGTVIKRFTFTPRMAGAKMLQATLFLSDISTVITGFEMVVVRKASTTYY; translated from the exons atggaGG ACTTGCTAATCCAAAATGTTGACCTTGAGAAATCTGAAAACCTGGAGATACACAAGACAGAGGACTTCAGCGACTCCAAAGTCCTCGTGCTGCGAAGAGGAGCACCATTCAAAGTCACTCTGCAACTTGGGGGCCGAGCCTTCAACCCCCACACTGACTCTTTGAGGATCAAAATTTTGCTGG GCCGTCTGTATTCGATAATGCCAGTCACTTTCTCCAAAACCgtttcttcctcatcctcttcctggAAAGCCTGCTTCGACCCCAAAGATCTGAACCTCCAGAACCCCTccattttcctctcatctcctgCCTCTGCCCCGGTGGGAATCTACAGGTTTGCGATGTATGTGTCCTCCAAGAATGGCTGGCACAGGAGCAGGTTTTCCACGTTCGTCCTGGTGTGTAACCCCTGGTGTCGTG AGGATGCAGTATATATTCCCTTCGAGGACGAGAGAGAGGAATATGTCCTGAACACCTCTGGGTTGCTGTTTATGGGGACAGCTGTGAACAATGTGTCAAGACCATGGTCCTTCGACCAG TATGAGCCTGGCGTTCTGGAGGCATGCCTGAATCTGCTCCAAATCAGTCCCCAGCACCTGAAGAACAGGAGAGTGGACTACCTCAACCGAAACAACCCCGTCTACATCAGCCGGGTCGTGTCTGCCATG ATCAACTGTGAAGACGACCATGGAATCCTGAAAGGGAACTGGTCTGGTGACTTCAAACAAGGAGTTAACCCTACCATGTGGACGGGGAGCGGGGACATCCTGTTACAGTGGGCCCGGTCTGGTTTCAGCCCAGTCAAGTATGGGCAGTGTTGGGTCTATGCAGCTGTCATGTGCACAG TTATGAGAGTTCTTGGCATTCCTTGCCGTGTTGTCACAAACTTCAACTCTGCACATGACACCAATGCCAACTTGGTGATTGAGGAGTACTACAGCGAAACGGGGCAGAAGCTGAAACTTTCTAAAGACAGCATATG GAACTTCCATGTCTGGGTTGAGTGCTGGATGAATCGCAGGGATCTGGGGTCTGGAATGGATGGCTGGCAAGTTCTGGACCCAACACCTCAAGAGAGGAGTGGAG gaGTGTACTGCTGTGGCCCAGCTCCAGTCAAAGCCATCAAAGATCGGCACATCAACCTGCCTTATGACATCCCCTTTGTCTATGCTGAAGTGAATGCAGACGTCCACACAGTCATAATAAGCCAGGGCCGAGCGATCAGCtaccacaaagacaaagacagagttGGATCCCTCATCTGTACAAAAGCTGTTGGCTTCCCCAGACTCCAGAACATCACAGAAAACTACAAATACACCAAAA GTCCAACTTCAACGCTTCGATCACACAGCTCCACAATGTCTGGAGACTCAGCACTGAGTGCAG GAGCCTCACCCAAGGAAGTGTCAGTCTCCCTGATCCTGGATAAGGCTCCACTTGCTGGACAGCCCATCAGCTTCACAATGAAAATCACTAACAAACAGAGTGTTCCCAAAAGGATGAATGTGCACATCAACGCCCAGGTCAAAGAATACAACAACAGTCCCTCAGACACCTTCTGGGAAAAGCAGGGCATCATACATCTAGCACCCAGAGAAG TCACactcttgcagcagcagatcCATCCAGACGAGTATGAGAGCGTGGTGGGAGACAACCTGATCAACCTTGCAGTAGTCTTAGAAGACATGGCCACTCATGAGCGGTACCTGGCCTCAGACGAGTTCAATATCACCAGCCCAAAGCTGCACATCCAG GTCGAACGTGAGACCTCCATTGTTCTTCACAAAGAGCAGGCAGCCGTAGTGGCCTTCACTAACCCGTTCACACACAATATTAGTGGAGAAGTGATTGTATCCGGATCTGGGCTGATTCAGGGAAAGTTGCACTGCAG GATATCTGCACTGCCTCCCGGAGGAACCGTGATAAAGCGCTTCACTTTCACCCCCAGAATGGCAGGAGCAAAGATGCTTCAGGCGACACTGTTCCTGAGCGACATCAGCACCGTGATCACAGGCTTCGAGATGGTCGTTGTCAGAAAAGCTTCCACCACTTAttattaa
- the pxmp4 gene encoding peroxisomal membrane protein 4 isoform X1: MAGPDLIKTLLYTVNNLLQQQKYKAALAVLKGFRNGVVYGAKIRAPHALVMTFLFKSGSLKEKLRAILKATYTHSRNLACFVFTYKGLHALQMKMQGKSLQYHSFLAACVGGWLVFGDNNSINSQINMYLLSRILFALSRLAVEKGFIPQPKHDPFPLFATLVWGIVLWLFEYYPHTLQPSLQSSMTYLYHDSNLWHDITDFLVYNKPRTGAEK; this comes from the exons ATGGCAGGTCCAGACCTGATAAAAACTCTCCTGTACACCGTCAATaatctgctccagcagcagaaataCAAAGCGGCGCTGGCGGTTCTGAAAGGATTCAGAAATGGCGTCGT ATATGGGGCCAAGATCAGAGCGCCACACGCCTTAGTcatgacatttttattcaaaagtGGCAG TTTGAAGGAAAAGCTCAGAGCCATTTTGAAGGCCACTTACACACATTCCCGCAACCTGGCCTGCTTCGTGTTCACATATAAAGGGCTTCATGCTCTGCAGATGAAGATGCAGGGAAAGAGTCTGCAGTATCACTCCTTCCTGGCTGCCTGTGTAGGAGGATGGCTAGTTTTTGGTGATAACAACAGCATCAATAGTCAG ATCAACATGTACTTGCTGTCGAGGATCTTGTTCGCCCTGTCTCGGTTGGCCGTAGAGAAAGGATTCATCCCTCAGCCTAAACACGACCCCTTCCCGCTTTTTGCCACCTTGGTCTGGGGCATCGTCCTGTGGCTGTTTGAGTATTACCCTCACACTCTCCAGCCCTCCCTACAGTCCTCCATGACCTACCTCTACCATGACAGCAATCTGTGGCATGACATAACAGACTTCCTTGTTTATAATAAGCCACGGACAGGTGCTGAGAAATGA
- the eya2 gene encoding eyes absent homolog 2: protein MAAYGQTQYSPALQPAGPYTPYTHHTQGYSMPSYNIKTEDGLSHSPGQGGLLGYSNFSSTPPSQSLYSYSHTHGGGISSGIFQGTHTISSSAPFNPTQQEFSAYSSYSQSQYSPYYNSHHYNSPYLPSSNISPAAITAPLAYQHPEHPVMLPNHSPESHTGEYHTPPSPPTPGKEEGVAARRGSDGKLRGRKRASDPTPPLDSDIERVFIWDLDETIIIFHSLLTGTFSSRFGKDSSKAVSLGLWMEEMIFNLADSRLFFNDLEECDQVHIDDVASDDNGQDLSTYNFGSDGFQSPAGAGSLCLGSGVHGGVDWMRKLAFRYRRVKEIYNTYKNNVGGLLGSPKREEWLQLRREMEVLTDLWLTQALKALALINSRPNCVNVLVTTTQLIPALSKVLLYGLGSAFPIENIYSATKTGKESCFERVSQRFGRRAVYVVIGDGAEEETVAKKKNMPFWRVSCRADLEALSHALELDYL from the exons ATGGCTGCGTATGGACAGACTCAGTACAGCCCTGCCCTCCAGCCTGCAGGACCATACACACCTTACACTCACCACACACAGGGCTACAGCATGCCCTCTTACA ATATTAAAACAGAGGACGGCCTGAGTCACTCTCCAGGACAGGGAGGGCTTCTGGGCTACTCAAACTTCAGCAGCACTCCTCCCAGTCAAAGTCTGTACAGCTACTCGCACACACACG GTGGTGGTATTTCATCTGGAATTTTTCAAGGCACACATACAATCAGCAGTTCAGCCCCATTCAACCCGACCCAACAA GAGTTTTCAGCATATTCAAGTTACAGCCAGAGTCAGTACTCTCCGTATTATAACTCCCATCACTACAACAGTCCATATCTAcccagcagcaacatcagcCCTGCTGCCATTACAGCTCCATTAGCTTATCAGCATCCAGAACACCCTGTCATGTTGCCCAATCACAGCCCGGAGTCACACACAG GAGAGTACCACACACCTCCCAGCCCCCCCACACCAGGTAAAGAGGAAGGGGTCGCAGCACGGAGGGGGTCGGATGGGAAGttgagagggaggaaaagagccAGTGACCCGACTCCACCTTTGGACTCTGACATAGAG CGAGTGTTTATCTGGGACCTGGATGAAACCATCATCATTTTCCATTCGCTCCTCACGGGAACGTTCTCCTCAAGATTTGGCAAG GACTCCTCAAAGGCAGTGTCTCTTGGTTTGTGGATGGAGGAGATGATCTTCAATCTGGCCGACTCGAGGCTCTTCTTCAATGACCTGGAG GAATGCGACCAGGTTCATATTGATGATGTGGCATCAGACGACAACGGGCAGGACCTGAG CACTTACAACTTTGGGTCGGACGGCTTCCAGAGCCCAGCAGGGGCCGGCTCTCTGTGCCTGGGGTCAGGGGTCCACGGAGGAGTAGACTGGATGAGGAAACTGGCTTTCCGATACCGAAGAGTGAAGGAGATTtacaacacatacaaaaataatgttGGAG GTTTGCTGGGCAGCCCCAAGCGGGAGGAGTGGTTACAactgaggagagagatggaggtgcTGACTGACCTGTGGCTGACTCAAGCACTCAAAGCCCTGGCTCTCATCAACTCCAG GCCCAACTGTGTAAACGTGTTGGTGACCACAACCCAACTCATCCCTGCACTCTCCAAGGTGTTACTGTACGGTCTGGGCTCAGCTTTCCCCATAGAGAACATTTACAGCGCCACCAAGACAG GAAAAGAGAGCTGCTTTGAGCGAGTGTCTCAGAGATTTGGTCGGAGAGCGGTCTATGTGGTTATAGGagatggagctgaagaggagacTGTGGCCAAGAAG aagAACATGCCGTTCTGGAGGGTGTCCTGTCGAGCCGACCTGGAAGCTCTGAGCCATGCACTGGAGCTGGACTACCTCTAG
- the pxmp4 gene encoding peroxisomal membrane protein 4 isoform X2, whose product MAGPDLIKTLLYTVNNLLQQQKYKAALAVLKGFRNGVVYGAKIRAPHALVMTFLFKSGRSTCTCCRGSCSPCLGWP is encoded by the exons ATGGCAGGTCCAGACCTGATAAAAACTCTCCTGTACACCGTCAATaatctgctccagcagcagaaataCAAAGCGGCGCTGGCGGTTCTGAAAGGATTCAGAAATGGCGTCGT ATATGGGGCCAAGATCAGAGCGCCACACGCCTTAGTcatgacatttttattcaaaagtGGCAG ATCAACATGTACTTGCTGTCGAGGATCTTGTTCGCCCTGTCTCGGTTGGCCGTAG